AGCAACCGCCATCCCGGTATGAATCCCATGCCGCTGAAACCAGCCCTGTGGGGTCTCCAGGACAAACCGGATATTATCGCTGGCTGCGAGCACGGCGTTGGTGTCAAACGAGTGCAATTCATGCAGCTCCTGAATAATGCCCTCCTCGTCAATGTAAGCCGCTGAAAGGGGCAGCGGACAATTCTTCATCCAGAAGGAAGCCCGTTGAGTGTAAGGCAGCGGAAAGAGCATCCCGGCATTTTCGTCCATGTTGGTGCGGAACATCATTCCAGTGCGTTCCTGTTGGAGAGTCAAAGCCAGCTCAGCTATCATCTCCTGCGGCCCAACATAGATTTTCATTGTTTGCAACCTCGGTTGAGCCTGGGTGGGCTCGCTTGGGTCCGCCGGAGGTGAGGCAACCGCCTCGGGTCTGCCGCACCCGGCGCACAGTGCTCCTGCCAAAAGGAGCACAGAGAGAGAGAGTCCGTTCATTGGCCGATATTATGAAGGAAAGGGCCGGCGTTTTCAATCCGAAAGGCTTGCAATGGCGCCGGGCTCCCGGCAGAGTGGCACAATGAAATCGAGGGTGTTGCCCTTCCGTCCGAATCCCGGGTCTGAGCGCTCTGCGCCGGGGGCAGCGTGGTCGCGCCGGCAGTTTCTGCGGGCCGGGGCGCTAAGCGCTGTGGCTGCGCCCTGGCTGGTTTCCTGCGCAAATCTTCGGCCCGCGCCTCAAGCCAGGAAGATTGCGCCCGGTTCGAAGTTGCAGCATGCCTGCATTGGGGTGGCTGGAATGGGTTGGGGGGATCTCCATAACTTTCTTTCCCATCCGCGAGTCGAGATCGTCGCCCTGTGCGACGTGGATTCCAACAACCTCGATGCCGCAGCCAAAGTGGTTCCGGGGGCGCGGCGTTACTCGGATTGGCGCGAGTTGCTTGAAAAGGAGTCCAACGTGGATTCGGTCAATGTGACTGTCCCGGACCACATGCATTTTTCGATAGCCTACAACGCCGTTCAGAGGGGGAAGAACGTCTATTGCCAGAAACCGCTGTGTCATGATGTGGCGGAGGTGCGGGCTTTGACGCAGGCGGCTATTAGGCGGGGCGTGATAACGCAATTGGGCACGCAGGTCGCGTCGAGCATTCATGATCGTACGGCGGTGATCTGGCTTAAAGAGGGGCGCATTGGAAAGGTGACGCATGCCTATCTGTGCTCGAACCGGCCAGGGGCTGTGGAGACCTACCGGCTCAAGGGACCACGACCCGCCGTCGGCCAGGACCCACCGGCATCGCTGCAATGGAATCTTTGGCTCGGCACGGCCCCCGTGCGCCCCTATGCGCCCGATATTTATCATCCGACCAAGTGGCGGGCCTGGCAGGACTTTGGCACCGGTTGGTCGGGCGACATTGGGTGTCACATTTTCGATCCGGTGTGGAAGGGAATTAGCCTGACCCCGCCGCTCACGGTCAGAGCCGAGGTGCAGCAATCCTGGAAAGATTCTCCCGAGCGGCGCGCCGACAATTGGCCGCAAGGAGACCATATCACCTGGACCTTCCCAGGCAACGAGCAGATTGCCGGCAAGGAACTGCTCCTGGAATGGTTCGATGGCGCCTATTATCCCCCGGAGCACATCCGCAAACTCTACTCCGAAGACCTCACCGAGTATCCCCCCGAATCCTCGATGTTGATTGGAACGGAGGGTTCCCTGCTCATCCCGCACAACGCGCCCCCACAATTGTTGCCGGAGGAAAAGTTCAAGGATGTCAAACGGCCTCAACTCCCGCCGCGCAATCACTATCATCATTTTGTCGATGCCTGCCTTGGCGGCCCCAATACCGAATCGTATTTCGCTCAAACAGGGCCAATGACGGAAGCCATCCTGCTCGGGACCTTGGCGATTCGGATGCCTGAACAAGAACTGGAATGGGACCCGGTCGAGCTCAAGATCAAAAACATGGCGGAAGTAAACCATTACCTTCAACGCAGATACAGGGATGGCTGGCACGTCGGCAAGTTTTAGTTAGGAGAGGGCGCGTCCCGGGCGCAGGAGGCGCCAAAGCACGCACAGCCCAAGCCCGTGGTTCCAAACCTTTGGTGGCGCGCCCCATTGCCATTGCGTTTGGGCGACTGTTGCGCGAAACGCGGTCTCCCTCTCCTCCAAAGGCGGAGGTGCGCTCTAACCTGAGCCTAATTCAAGCCGACCGGCGTCCGGGGTGCGCACTTGCGGGCCAGATTGGAGGGCGGGCATCGCGCCACGGATGCGAGGGCCATCGGGTGCGAGCAAGTCCGAAATTGTCCGGCGCAATTCGCCCAGGGTAAAGGGCTTGGGAAGAATCGCATCAACCGGGTTGTCGCGGCTCCAGACCTGTGCGGCGTACGCGGTAATCATCAGGATAGGCAGGCTGGGCACAAGACACTTGAGGGTTCGGGCCAACTCGTCGCCGCGCATTTCCGGCATGGAATAATCGGTGATGACGAGGTCGAAATCTCCCGGCACAAACAAGTAGCAGGCTTCCTTGCCGTTGGCGGCCTCTTTGACCTGGTGCGCATCGAGGGCAAGGAGGAGCTTGAGGGCATCACGCGTGCCGGGCTCGTCATCGACGATGAGAATCCGCTTTCCAACCACTCTTCCCGGCTCAGGCATAATGTCTGAAACCAGATTGGCACAGCCAGGCCGGGGGCTCAACCAGGGGAAAGCTGAGAATGTTCCCGGGGATTCTCCGGGCGTAAACATAGGGGCCGGGCCGTAGAGACCACGATTATTGGGGAAGACTGGCTGCTGCCTGGCAAAATGGAACGAAAGGTCCGCGGAAAAACCGAAAAGAAAAAATCGGGACGGGAACGTTTTTTCCTACTTGATTCAGTGCCCTAATGGGCGACCCCGTTACACAATCGTTCGCACGTTATGCACCCAAGCAGAAGCACGCACCCCAACTGTATCCCACGGGATCGACAATCGCCCATTATAAAACCGCGCGGTGCTTATAACCAACGGCGCCGAGACGAGTCCCGGCTCAGCATTTGCTTTGGTTCTCATAATGATCTTCCGGTCAATTCCCCCGTGGCAATTCGACTCTCGACGGTACAGGAACGAACACAATCATTTCAGTCGGTGTCCAGCACCCCCGCAGTGCGGCTCGCAGCCTCAGCAGGGGGCGGTTTTGTGGTCGCCACTTGAACGCCGGCACCGTGGCGATACACCAATGCGCCGCCGCGATGACCGGTTTCATATATGCCGTAAGCCGCAGCAACTGAGACCAGCGCGGCCACGACGGCCACGACGGCCACGGCACGTGCTATCCGTGGCCATCGGGCCGTTATCACCGAACCTCCAGCGGCGAACGCAGCTAAAATGCTCATTGCCAAAGTCCGTTTCGCCCACCTCTCATGGTCATCCACCAGGTCATTGACCTGAGGCGCGGTGTTCTCTACGAGTCCCCCATCAGATTCGCCTGACTCCACCGCGCCCCAGGTGCCCACCGCTCCCAGCACCAGTAGGCCCGCTGCCAGCGCCGGGACACCGTACTTGCGCACAAACACCGCAGCGATCGTGACCACAGCCCCAAGCAGCAGCAGCACAATTGGGAAATGGACCACTGCAGGGTGGAGAGGATTGGGCAGAAGATTCATAAAGCAATCCGTTGTTTGGCCGCGGCCCTAGTTGATTCTCTCGTATTCACTCACCGACTCACGGCAACTCGGACAATTGCGGTTTGGCAATTTCGTCGTCGTGTAGCCGCATACTTTGCACACATAAATGGGCCCGTCCTGCTTTTGCCCGAGGCTGTCCAGGGCTTCCCGGTAGAGCTTGGCATGTTCAGCTTCCGCTTTTTCGGCATACAGGAAAGTCCGGGTGGCCTCCTTTGCCTCATCGGCTTTGGCCTGTTTAAGGAAATCGGGATACATCGTGTCCCGCTTATAGCTCTCGCCTTTGATCGCTGCCTGGAGATTCTCGGCAGTGGCGCCGATTTTGATTTCATCGAGCTTGAAATCTTTGATCTTTCCGCCGAGCACCGAAATCGCCTGTTTGTGATTTTCCTTGTGGATCGATTCCGCTCGCGCCGCAGCCCTAAAGAGACGAGCTGCCTGGCCGTGTCCTTCAGCCTCGGCCCTTTTCGAAAAGGCTTCATAACGGTGAGCCGCGTTGGATTCGCCCTGAAACGCGGTGTTCAAATTGTCGAGCGTCTGTTGAGAGACTTTGGCTTCGGCAGCGATAACCGCCGCCACGAGGACGGCGCCAATCAGGAGCAAGAATTGTTGTTTCATAGTGTTAAGCTAAAGTTGGAGATTTCTAGTTTTTGCACAGTCCCGCTGCACAAGAGCGCCAGTGGCGCATCCGGCCTGCTACCTACTCTGTGACCGTGAGCAGTGAGTTCATCCCGCCGAATGGATTGGGAATCCCCTCCTTTGCAAGCGGATCAGGAATCCATTTTCCATCGGCCACAAACAAGTACTCGTACCTACCCGGCGGTAGTATCAATTCTTTCACCCATTTACCCTTTGCTATGAGTTGAGCCGCCTCCGGCTGCCAACCGTTGAAAGAGCCGGCTATCGCGACGACACTGGCCAATGAGTGGTTGAATTCAATTTGAATTGGCTTTGCGCCATTGTTTGGCCGTTTGTGGCTGTTGTTTTTCTTTCGCATAGTTTTGATTGGTGATGTTTTATTCGTTAATTCCCCAGCCGCTATACGCCGCCGGGTAGTCCAATACGCGGCGCGGACGATGGGACGCACTCACGTGTAAGCCGGGCCTCCGTGGAGCCAGGTAGCGAAACTCCTTCCATGGAGACGGATTTCTTAGCAGTTCGCGAACAAATGTGATCAAATTGCCCAGAGCAAAGGGCTTTTCCGCGACTCCGTCCAAGCGCTCACGAACCGCGATCTCGCTGCCCTCGGTTCGTTCCGTAACGCCGATGATTCGCACGCTTGCATTCAATTGGGCCACCCTTGAAAGCCCGTTGGAAATTCTGTCCCCGGGCACGTCCAGGTCGACCAACAGCAGGTCCGCCGTCCTGATGTGGAAGTGCTCCATCGCCTCCTCGATACTGGCGGCATGGAAGACGTCATAATTGTTCGCGATCAATTTGTTGCGCAATTGCGAGTAGCACCGCGGTTCACTGTCAACTATCAAAACATGCTTCTTCATAACTGATGGCGCACCCTTGGCTCTTTCCGTCTCACTCTAAGCGAGCTTTGAACGGACGCTACGGCGGGGGCTGGCTGAAAACAGCGTGTCGATTGCTCGACTCCCACCAGCCGTTTAAGGCGCTTCTCCGGAGGTTCCAGAAGCAGTTCGGCGATGGTCTTGAGGAGCAAGGGAACATCCAATGGCTTTTGCATTAAAGCACCAACGCCCGCCGCAACCGCCAACTCCGATTGCTTGGCCCTGCCGGTAATGATGATGACGGGAACCAGGGGGCGGTTCGAAGT
The Verrucomicrobiia bacterium genome window above contains:
- a CDS encoding DUF192 domain-containing protein — its product is MKIYVGPQEMIAELALTLQQERTGMMFRTNMDENAGMLFPLPYTQRASFWMKNCPLPLSAAYIDEEGIIQELHELHSFDTNAVLAASDNIRFVLETPQGWFQRHGIHTGMAVA
- a CDS encoding Gfo/Idh/MocA family oxidoreductase, producing MKSRVLPFRPNPGSERSAPGAAWSRRQFLRAGALSAVAAPWLVSCANLRPAPQARKIAPGSKLQHACIGVAGMGWGDLHNFLSHPRVEIVALCDVDSNNLDAAAKVVPGARRYSDWRELLEKESNVDSVNVTVPDHMHFSIAYNAVQRGKNVYCQKPLCHDVAEVRALTQAAIRRGVITQLGTQVASSIHDRTAVIWLKEGRIGKVTHAYLCSNRPGAVETYRLKGPRPAVGQDPPASLQWNLWLGTAPVRPYAPDIYHPTKWRAWQDFGTGWSGDIGCHIFDPVWKGISLTPPLTVRAEVQQSWKDSPERRADNWPQGDHITWTFPGNEQIAGKELLLEWFDGAYYPPEHIRKLYSEDLTEYPPESSMLIGTEGSLLIPHNAPPQLLPEEKFKDVKRPQLPPRNHYHHFVDACLGGPNTESYFAQTGPMTEAILLGTLAIRMPEQELEWDPVELKIKNMAEVNHYLQRRYRDGWHVGKF
- a CDS encoding response regulator: MPEPGRVVGKRILIVDDEPGTRDALKLLLALDAHQVKEAANGKEACYLFVPGDFDLVITDYSMPEMRGDELARTLKCLVPSLPILMITAYAAQVWSRDNPVDAILPKPFTLGELRRTISDLLAPDGPRIRGAMPALQSGPQVRTPDAGRLELGSG
- a CDS encoding DUF2231 domain-containing protein encodes the protein MNLLPNPLHPAVVHFPIVLLLLGAVVTIAAVFVRKYGVPALAAGLLVLGAVGTWGAVESGESDGGLVENTAPQVNDLVDDHERWAKRTLAMSILAAFAAGGSVITARWPRIARAVAVVAVVAALVSVAAAYGIYETGHRGGALVYRHGAGVQVATTKPPPAEAASRTAGVLDTD
- a CDS encoding rubrerythrin family protein; this translates as MKQQFLLLIGAVLVAAVIAAEAKVSQQTLDNLNTAFQGESNAAHRYEAFSKRAEAEGHGQAARLFRAAARAESIHKENHKQAISVLGGKIKDFKLDEIKIGATAENLQAAIKGESYKRDTMYPDFLKQAKADEAKEATRTFLYAEKAEAEHAKLYREALDSLGQKQDGPIYVCKVCGYTTTKLPNRNCPSCRESVSEYERIN
- a CDS encoding glycogen-binding domain-containing protein, with the protein product MRKKNNSHKRPNNGAKPIQIEFNHSLASVVAIAGSFNGWQPEAAQLIAKGKWVKELILPPGRYEYLFVADGKWIPDPLAKEGIPNPFGGMNSLLTVTE
- a CDS encoding response regulator, which translates into the protein MKKHVLIVDSEPRCYSQLRNKLIANNYDVFHAASIEEAMEHFHIRTADLLLVDLDVPGDRISNGLSRVAQLNASVRIIGVTERTEGSEIAVRERLDGVAEKPFALGNLITFVRELLRNPSPWKEFRYLAPRRPGLHVSASHRPRRVLDYPAAYSGWGINE
- a CDS encoding response regulator, producing MKKRIMVLDDDEQIRQSLQKLLQAEGYEVVAAAEGAEALDELGRNKIDLLLLDLNLPNKSGWEIFERVTSNRPLVPVIIITGRAKQSELAVAAGVGALMQKPLDVPLLLKTIAELLLEPPEKRLKRLVGVEQSTRCFQPAPAVASVQSSLRVRRKEPRVRHQL